One Aegilops tauschii subsp. strangulata cultivar AL8/78 chromosome 7, Aet v6.0, whole genome shotgun sequence genomic window carries:
- the LOC109757915 gene encoding uncharacterized protein: MIQIFGLKVTCSEPYPVSVYGVVAVRDDLEPLRNPVFNRPCRDDALVIHQDSLALPLCSPCRGMYIWDKALLEVDLWEKCEGDGSSDKRLLLAHAEIEGQYDLDLMIDGQITGDRCSLVMDYLLLAGSVEVVIQVFAKVEHPHHLRFAAFISGFAHEIVLFDGKFSGDEKLLQHVVAVKAKGKLDVCLELEESLFWWTFEQGAVGAVRSPDNSVLKYGQFDVRVLFAPKDFTVVG, encoded by the exons ATGATACAGATCTTTGGACTGAAGGTAACTTGTTCTGAGCCCTATCCGGTCAGTGTCTATGGAGTAGTTGCTGTCCGGGATGACTTGGAGCCACTACGAAATCCTGTCTTTAACCGTCCCTGCAGAGACGACGCTCTCGTGATTCACCAG GATTCCCTTGCATTGCCTCTTTGTAGCCCTTGCCGTGGAATGTACATATGGGATAAGGCATTACTAGAAGTTGATCTTTGGGAAAAGTGCGAAGGAGATGGATCATCCGACAAGCGATTACTTCTTGCGCATGCTGAGATTGAGGGGCAGTATGACTTAGATTTGATGATAGATGGGCAGATAACAGGCGACCGTTGCAGCCTGGTCATGGACTACCTGTTGCTTGCAGGGAGTGTGGAGGTTGTCATACAGGTCTTTGCAAAGGTTGAGCACCCTCATCATCTGCGATTCGCCGCATTCATCAGTGGCTTTGCTCATGAGATTGTGCTGTTTGATGGCAAATTCTCTGGTGACGAGAAGCTGCTCCAGCATGTCGTCGCAGTGAAGGCCAAGGGAAAACTGGATGTTTGCTTGGAACTGGAGGAATCGCTGTTTTGGTGGACTTTTGAGCAAGGAGCTGTTGGAGCTGTTAGGTCTCCTGACAATTCGGTGTTGAAGTATGGCCAGTTCGATGTGAGGGTGCTTTTTGCTCCCAAGGACTTCACTGTGGTTGGCTGA